Proteins found in one Canis aureus isolate CA01 chromosome 19, VMU_Caureus_v.1.0, whole genome shotgun sequence genomic segment:
- the USP19 gene encoding ubiquitin carboxyl-terminal hydrolase 19 isoform X2, whose protein sequence is MSGGASATGPRRGPPGLEEATSKKKQKDRANQESKDGDPRRGSTSSREEQAKEELLLDWRQSADEVIVKLRVGAGPLRLEEVDAAFTDTDCVVRLPGGRQWGGVFYAEIESSCTKVQARKGGLLQLALPKKVPLLTWPSLLKPLGTQEVVPGLRCQENGQEPSPIALEPGPEPRRAKQEARNQKRAQGRGEVGAGAGPGAQAGPSAKRAVHLRRGPEGEGSRDGPGPRGDAPPFLAETATQAEAEEQLRVPPLNPQTCLLGSEENLALLTGEKTVSPRNDPVSPAMSRSRDPEKGDRSKEEMAVAADAVTLVDGKEPESMVNLAFVKNDSYEKGPDSVVVHVYVKEIRRDTSRVLFREQDFTLIFQTRDGNFLRLHPGCGPHTLFRWQVKLRNLIEPEQCTFCFTASRIDICLRKRQSQRWGGLEAPAARGAVGGAKVAVPTGPTPLDSAPPGGTPHPLTGQEEARAVEKEKPKPRSEDTGLDGVAARTPMEHVAPKPEPHLASPKPTCMVPPMPHSPVSGDSVEEEEEEEKKVCLPGFTGLVNLGNTCFMNSVIQSLSNTRELRDFFHDRSFETEINYNNPLGTGGRLAIGFAVLLRALWKGTHHAFQPSKLKAIVASKASQFTGYAQHDAQEFMAFLLDGLHEDLNRIQNKPYTETVDSDGRPDEVVAEEAWQRHKMRNDSFIVDLFQGQYKSKLVCPVCAKVSITFDPFLYLPVPLPQKQKVLPVFYFAREPHSKPIKFLVSISKENSSASEVLDSLSQSVHVKPENLRLAEVIKNRFHRVFLPSHSLDTVSPSDTLLCFELLSPELAKERVVVLEVQQRPQVPSIPISKCAACQRKQQSEDEKLKRCTRCYRVGYCNQLCQKTHWPDHKGLCRPENIGYPFLVSVPASRLIYARLAQLLEGYARYSVSVFQPPFQPGRMALESQGPGCTTLLSTSSLEAGDSERDPIQPPELQLVTPVAEGDTGVPRAWAAPDRGPVPSTSGVSSEVLASGPVEVGSLPAGERVSRPEAAVPGYQHPSEAMNSHTPQFFIYKIDASNREQRLEDKGDTPLELGEDCSLALVWRNNERLQEFVLVASKELECAEDPGSAGEAARAGHFTLDQCLNLFTRPEVLAPEEAWYCPQCKQHREASKQLLLWRLPNVLIVQLKRFSFRSFIWRDKINDLVEFPVRNLDLSKFCIGQKEEQLPSYDLYAVINHYGGMIGGHYTACARLPNDRSSQRSDVGWRLFDDSTVTTVDESQVVTRYAYVLFYRRRNSPVERPPRAGHSEHHPDLGPAAEAAASQASRIWRELEAEEEPVPEGPVPLGPWGPQDWVGPPPRGPTTSDEGCLRYFVLGTVAALVALVLNMFYPLVSQSCWR, encoded by the exons ATGTCTGGTGGGGCCAGCGCCACAGGCCCAAGGAGGGGTCCCCCAGGATTGGAGGAGGCCACCAGTAAGAAGAAGCAGAAGGATCGAGCAAACCAGGAGAGCAAGGATGGAGATCCTAGGAGAG GGTCGACATCTTCTCGGGAGGAGCAGGCCAAAGAGG AGTTGTTGCTTGATTGGAGGCAGAGTGCAGATGAGGTGATTGTCAAGCTGCGTGTGGGAGCAGGTCCCCTGCGGCTGGAGGAAGTGGATGCTGCTTTCACGGACACAGACTGCGTGGTGCGGCTTCCAG GTGGTCGGCAGTGGGGTGGTGTTTTCTACGCTGAAATAGAAAGTTCTTGCACCAAAGTACAAGCTCGTAAAGGTGGCCTCCTGCAGCTGGCACTGCCCAAGAAGGTGCCTCTGCTCACATGGCCCTCTCTTCTG AAACCTCTAGGGACCCAGGAGGTGGTACCAGGGCTGCGGTGCCAGGAGAATGGGCAGGAGCCATCTCCCATTGCTCTGGAGCCAGGCCCTGAGCCCCGTCGGGCTAAACAGGAGGCCCGGAACCAGAAGCGGGCCCAGGGCCGTGGTGAGGTAGGCGCAGGGGCTGGCCCCGGGGCCCAGGCAGGCCCCAGCGCCAAGAGGGCTGTGCATCTCCgcagagggccagagggggaaggGTCCAGAGATGGGCCTGGACCCCGGGGTGATGCCCCCCCCTTCTTGGCTGagacagccacccag GCAGAAGCTGAGGAACAGCTCCGGGTACCACCATTGAACCCCCAGACCTGCCTCTTGGGCTCAGAGGAGAATCTAGCACTCTTGACAGGAGAAAAGACTGTGTCTCCCAGGAATGACCCAGTCTCCCCAGCCATGTCCCGGAGCAGAGACCCTGAGAAAGGTGACCGTTCCAAAGAGGAGATGGCAGTGGCAGCAGATGCTGTAACCTTGGTGGATGGTAAAG AGCCGGAATCCATGGTGAACCTGGCATTTGTCAAGAATGACTCATATGAAAAGGGGCCAGATTCCGTGGTGGTGCACGTGTACGTGAAAGAAATCCGCAGGGACACCTCTCGAGTGCTTTTCCGCGAGCAGGACTTCACACTTATCTTCCAGACCAG GGATGGAAACTTCCTGAGACTACACCCGGGCTGTGGGCCCCACACCCTCTTCCGTTggcaggtgaagctcag GAACCTGATTGAACCTGAGCAGTGCACCTTCTGCTTCACCGCCTCTCGCATTGACATCTGCCTCCGTAAGCGGCAAAGTCAGCGCTGGGGGGGCCTGGAGGCCCCAGCTGCACGAG GTGCAGTGGGTGGTGCAAAGGTTGCCGTGCCGACAGGTCCAACCCCTCTGGATTCAGCACCACCAGGAGGtacccctcaccccctcacaGGACAGGAGGAAGCTCGGGCTGTGGAGAAGGAAAAACCCAAGCCTCGGTCTGAGGACACGGGGTTGGATGGTGTGGCTGCCCGTACGCCCATGGAGCATGTAGCCCCAAAGCCAGAGCCACACCTGGCCTCG CCCAAGCCCACATGTATGGTGCCTCCAATGCCTCATAGCCCAGTGAGTGGAGAcagtgtggaggaagaggaggaggaagagaagaaggtgTGTCTGCCAGGCTTCACTGGCCTTGTCAACCTAGGCAACACTTGCTTCATGAACAGTGTTATTCAGTCTTTGTCTAACACTCGGGAGCTCCGTGACTTCTTCCATG ACCGCTCCTTTGAGACTGAGATCAACTACAACAACCCATTGGGGACTGGTGGGCGTCTGGCCATTGGCTTTGCTGTGCTGCTCCGGGCGCTATGGAAGGGCACTCACCATGCCTTCCAGCCTTCCAAGTTGAAG GCCATTGTGGCGAGCAAGGCCAGCCAGTTCACAGGCTATGCACAGCATGATGCCCAGGAGTTCATGGCTTTCTTGCTGGATGGGCTGCATGAAGACCTGAATCGCATTCAGAACAAGCCATACACAGAGACTGTGGACTCGGATGGGCGGCCTGATGAG GTGGTGGCTGAAGAAGCATGGCAGCGGCATAAGATGCGGAATGACTCTTTCATCGTAGACCTATTTCAGGGGCAGTATAAGTCGAAGCTGGTGTGCCCTGTGTGTGCCAAG GTCTCCATCACTTTCGACCCATTCCTCTACCTGCCGGTACCCTTGCCACAGAAGCAGAAGGTTCTCCCCGTCTTCTATTTTGCCCGGGAGCCCCACAGCAAGCCTATCAAG TTTCTGGTGAGCATCAGCAAGGAGAACTCCAGCGCAAGTGAAGTGTTGGACTCCCTGTCTCAGAGTGTCCACGTGAAGCCTGAGAACCTGCGTCTGGCTGAG GTGATAAAGAATCGTTTCCACCGTGTGTTCCTGCCCTCCCACTCATTGGACACCGTGTCCCCATCTGACACACTCCTCTGCTTTGAGCTGCTATCCCCAGAGTTGGCTAAGGAACGGGTGGTGGTGCTAGAGGTGCAGCAG CGCCCCCAGGTGCCCAGCATCCCCATCTCCAAGTGTGCAGCCTGCCAGCGGAAGCAGCAGTCAGAAGATGAGAAGCTGAAGCGTTGTACTCGGTGCTACCGCGTGGGCTACTGCAACCA gcTCTGCCAGAAAACCCACTGGCCTGACCACAAGGGTCTCTGCCGCCCTGAGAATATTGGCTACCCATTTCTGGTCAGTGTACCTGCCTCACGTCTCATTTACGCTCGTCTTGCTCAGCTGCTAGAGGGCTATGCCCG GTACTCTGTGAGTGTATTCCAGCCACCCTTCCAGCCTGGCCGCATGGCCTTGGagtcccagggccctggctgcACTACGTTGCTCTCCACTAGCTCCCTGGAGGCTGGGGACAGTGAGAGGGACCCGATTCAGCCGCCTGAGCTCCAGTTGGTGACCCCTGTGGCTGAGGGGGACACAGGGGTCCCTCGGGCATGGGCGGCCCCTGACCGGGGCCCTGTGCCCAGCACCAGTGGCGTTTCTTCTGAGGTGCTGGCCAGTGGGCCTGTTGAAGTTGGCTCCTTGCCTGCTGGTGAGAGGGTGTCTCGGCCCGAAG CTGCTGTGCCCGGATATCAGCATCCAAGTGAAGCCATGAACTCCCACACACCCCagttcttcatctataaaattgatgCATCTAACCGAGAGCAGCGGCTGGAGGACAAAG GAGACACCCCCCTGGAGCTGGGTGAGGACTGTAGTCTGGCTCTAGTCTGGCGAAACAATGAGCGTCTACAGGAGTTTGTGTTGGTAGCCTCCAAGGAGCTGGAATGTGCTGAGGATCCAGGCTCTGCTGGTGAGGCTGCCCGTGCTGGCCACTTCACTCTGGACCAGTGCCTGAACCTCTTCACTCGGCCTGAGGTGCTGGCACCGGAGGAGGCttg GTACTGCCCACAGTGTAAACAACACCGAGAGGCCTCCAAGCAACTGTTGCTATGGCGCCTTCCTAACGTACTTATTGTTCAGCTCAAGCGCTTCTCCTTTCGGAGTTTCATCTGGCGTGACAAGATCAATGACTTGGTGGAGTTCCCTGTTCG GAATCTGGACCTGAGCAAGTTCTGCATCGGTCAGAAAGAGGAACAGCTGCCTAGCTACGACCTGTATGCTGTCATCAACCACTACGGAGGCATGATTGGCGGCCACTACACTGCCTGTGCGCGTCTACCCAATGACCGCAGCAGCCAGCGCAGCGACGTGG GCTGGCGCTTGTTTGATGACAGCACGGTGACAACAGTAGACGAGAGCCAGGTCGTGACGCGTTATGCCTATGTACTCTTCTACCGTCGGCGAAACTCTCCTGTGGAGAGGCCCCCCAGGGCAGGTCACTCTGAGCACCACCCAGACCTAGGCCCTGCAGCTGAGGCTGCTGCCAGCCAG GCTTCCCGGATTTGGCGGGAGCTGGAGGCCGAGGAGGAACCGGTACCCGAGGGGCCTGTGCCCCTGGGTCCCTGGGGGCCCCAAGACTGGGTGGGCCCCCCACCACGTGGCCCTACCACATCAGATGAGGGCTGTCTCCGGTACTTTGTTCTGGGCACCGTGGCAGCTTTGGTGGCCCTCGTGCTCAACATGTTCTATCCTCTGGTATCCCAGAGTTGCTGGAGATGA
- the USP19 gene encoding ubiquitin carboxyl-terminal hydrolase 19 isoform X12: MSGGASATGPRRGPPGLEEATSKKKQKDRANQESKDGDPRRGSTSSREEQAKEELLLDWRQSADEVIVKLRVGAGPLRLEEVDAAFTDTDCVVRLPGGRQWGGVFYAEIESSCTKVQARKGGLLQLALPKKVPLLTWPSLLKKPLGTQEVVPGLRCQENGQEPSPIALEPGPEPRRAKQEARNQKRAQGRGEVGAGAGPGAQAGPSAKRAVHLRRGPEGEGSRDGPGPRGDAPPFLAETATQAEAEEQLRVPPLNPQTCLLGSEENLALLTGEKTVSPRNDPVSPAMSRSRDPEKGDRSKEEMAVAADAVTLVDGKEPESMVNLAFVKNDSYEKGPDSVVVHVYVKEIRRDTSRVLFREQDFTLIFQTRDGNFLRLHPGCGPHTLFRWQVKLRNLIEPEQCTFCFTASRIDICLRKRQSQRWGGLEAPAARVGGAKVAVPTGPTPLDSAPPGGTPHPLTGQEEARAVEKEKPKPRSEDTGLDGVAARTPMEHVAPKPEPHLASPKPTCMVPPMPHSPVSGDSVEEEEEEEKKVCLPGFTGLVNLGNTCFMNSVIQSLSNTRELRDFFHDRSFETEINYNNPLGTGGRLAIGFAVLLRALWKGTHHAFQPSKLKAIVASKASQFTGYAQHDAQEFMAFLLDGLHEDLNRIQNKPYTETVDSDGRPDEVVAEEAWQRHKMRNDSFIVDLFQGQYKSKLVCPVCAKVSITFDPFLYLPVPLPQKQKVLPVFYFAREPHSKPIKFLVSISKENSSASEVLDSLSQSVHVKPENLRLAEVIKNRFHRVFLPSHSLDTVSPSDTLLCFELLSPELAKERVVVLEVQQRPQVPSIPISKCAACQRKQQSEDEKLKRCTRCYRVGYCNQLCQKTHWPDHKGLCRPENIGYPFLVSVPASRLIYARLAQLLEGYARYSVSVFQPPFQPGRMALESQGPGCTTLLSTSSLEAGDSERDPIQPPELQLVTPVAEGDTGVPRAWAAPDRGPVPSTSGVSSEVLASGPVEVGSLPAGERVSRPEAAVPGYQHPSEAMNSHTPQFFIYKIDASNREQRLEDKGDTPLELGEDCSLALVWRNNERLQEFVLVASKELECAEDPGSAGEAARAGHFTLDQCLNLFTRPEVLAPEEAWYCPQCKQHREASKQLLLWRLPNVLIVQLKRFSFRSFIWRDKINDLVEFPVRNLDLSKFCIGQKEEQLPSYDLYAVINHYGGMIGGHYTACARLPNDRSSQRSDVGWRLFDDSTVTTVDESQVVTRYAYVLFYRRRNSPVERPPRAGHSEHHPDLGPAAEAAASQGLGPGQAPEVAPTRTAPERFAPSVDRPAPTYSNMEEVD, translated from the exons ATGTCTGGTGGGGCCAGCGCCACAGGCCCAAGGAGGGGTCCCCCAGGATTGGAGGAGGCCACCAGTAAGAAGAAGCAGAAGGATCGAGCAAACCAGGAGAGCAAGGATGGAGATCCTAGGAGAG GGTCGACATCTTCTCGGGAGGAGCAGGCCAAAGAGG AGTTGTTGCTTGATTGGAGGCAGAGTGCAGATGAGGTGATTGTCAAGCTGCGTGTGGGAGCAGGTCCCCTGCGGCTGGAGGAAGTGGATGCTGCTTTCACGGACACAGACTGCGTGGTGCGGCTTCCAG GTGGTCGGCAGTGGGGTGGTGTTTTCTACGCTGAAATAGAAAGTTCTTGCACCAAAGTACAAGCTCGTAAAGGTGGCCTCCTGCAGCTGGCACTGCCCAAGAAGGTGCCTCTGCTCACATGGCCCTCTCTTCTG AAGAAACCTCTAGGGACCCAGGAGGTGGTACCAGGGCTGCGGTGCCAGGAGAATGGGCAGGAGCCATCTCCCATTGCTCTGGAGCCAGGCCCTGAGCCCCGTCGGGCTAAACAGGAGGCCCGGAACCAGAAGCGGGCCCAGGGCCGTGGTGAGGTAGGCGCAGGGGCTGGCCCCGGGGCCCAGGCAGGCCCCAGCGCCAAGAGGGCTGTGCATCTCCgcagagggccagagggggaaggGTCCAGAGATGGGCCTGGACCCCGGGGTGATGCCCCCCCCTTCTTGGCTGagacagccacccag GCAGAAGCTGAGGAACAGCTCCGGGTACCACCATTGAACCCCCAGACCTGCCTCTTGGGCTCAGAGGAGAATCTAGCACTCTTGACAGGAGAAAAGACTGTGTCTCCCAGGAATGACCCAGTCTCCCCAGCCATGTCCCGGAGCAGAGACCCTGAGAAAGGTGACCGTTCCAAAGAGGAGATGGCAGTGGCAGCAGATGCTGTAACCTTGGTGGATGGTAAAG AGCCGGAATCCATGGTGAACCTGGCATTTGTCAAGAATGACTCATATGAAAAGGGGCCAGATTCCGTGGTGGTGCACGTGTACGTGAAAGAAATCCGCAGGGACACCTCTCGAGTGCTTTTCCGCGAGCAGGACTTCACACTTATCTTCCAGACCAG GGATGGAAACTTCCTGAGACTACACCCGGGCTGTGGGCCCCACACCCTCTTCCGTTggcaggtgaagctcag GAACCTGATTGAACCTGAGCAGTGCACCTTCTGCTTCACCGCCTCTCGCATTGACATCTGCCTCCGTAAGCGGCAAAGTCAGCGCTGGGGGGGCCTGGAGGCCCCAGCTGCACGAG TGGGTGGTGCAAAGGTTGCCGTGCCGACAGGTCCAACCCCTCTGGATTCAGCACCACCAGGAGGtacccctcaccccctcacaGGACAGGAGGAAGCTCGGGCTGTGGAGAAGGAAAAACCCAAGCCTCGGTCTGAGGACACGGGGTTGGATGGTGTGGCTGCCCGTACGCCCATGGAGCATGTAGCCCCAAAGCCAGAGCCACACCTGGCCTCG CCCAAGCCCACATGTATGGTGCCTCCAATGCCTCATAGCCCAGTGAGTGGAGAcagtgtggaggaagaggaggaggaagagaagaaggtgTGTCTGCCAGGCTTCACTGGCCTTGTCAACCTAGGCAACACTTGCTTCATGAACAGTGTTATTCAGTCTTTGTCTAACACTCGGGAGCTCCGTGACTTCTTCCATG ACCGCTCCTTTGAGACTGAGATCAACTACAACAACCCATTGGGGACTGGTGGGCGTCTGGCCATTGGCTTTGCTGTGCTGCTCCGGGCGCTATGGAAGGGCACTCACCATGCCTTCCAGCCTTCCAAGTTGAAG GCCATTGTGGCGAGCAAGGCCAGCCAGTTCACAGGCTATGCACAGCATGATGCCCAGGAGTTCATGGCTTTCTTGCTGGATGGGCTGCATGAAGACCTGAATCGCATTCAGAACAAGCCATACACAGAGACTGTGGACTCGGATGGGCGGCCTGATGAG GTGGTGGCTGAAGAAGCATGGCAGCGGCATAAGATGCGGAATGACTCTTTCATCGTAGACCTATTTCAGGGGCAGTATAAGTCGAAGCTGGTGTGCCCTGTGTGTGCCAAG GTCTCCATCACTTTCGACCCATTCCTCTACCTGCCGGTACCCTTGCCACAGAAGCAGAAGGTTCTCCCCGTCTTCTATTTTGCCCGGGAGCCCCACAGCAAGCCTATCAAG TTTCTGGTGAGCATCAGCAAGGAGAACTCCAGCGCAAGTGAAGTGTTGGACTCCCTGTCTCAGAGTGTCCACGTGAAGCCTGAGAACCTGCGTCTGGCTGAG GTGATAAAGAATCGTTTCCACCGTGTGTTCCTGCCCTCCCACTCATTGGACACCGTGTCCCCATCTGACACACTCCTCTGCTTTGAGCTGCTATCCCCAGAGTTGGCTAAGGAACGGGTGGTGGTGCTAGAGGTGCAGCAG CGCCCCCAGGTGCCCAGCATCCCCATCTCCAAGTGTGCAGCCTGCCAGCGGAAGCAGCAGTCAGAAGATGAGAAGCTGAAGCGTTGTACTCGGTGCTACCGCGTGGGCTACTGCAACCA gcTCTGCCAGAAAACCCACTGGCCTGACCACAAGGGTCTCTGCCGCCCTGAGAATATTGGCTACCCATTTCTGGTCAGTGTACCTGCCTCACGTCTCATTTACGCTCGTCTTGCTCAGCTGCTAGAGGGCTATGCCCG GTACTCTGTGAGTGTATTCCAGCCACCCTTCCAGCCTGGCCGCATGGCCTTGGagtcccagggccctggctgcACTACGTTGCTCTCCACTAGCTCCCTGGAGGCTGGGGACAGTGAGAGGGACCCGATTCAGCCGCCTGAGCTCCAGTTGGTGACCCCTGTGGCTGAGGGGGACACAGGGGTCCCTCGGGCATGGGCGGCCCCTGACCGGGGCCCTGTGCCCAGCACCAGTGGCGTTTCTTCTGAGGTGCTGGCCAGTGGGCCTGTTGAAGTTGGCTCCTTGCCTGCTGGTGAGAGGGTGTCTCGGCCCGAAG CTGCTGTGCCCGGATATCAGCATCCAAGTGAAGCCATGAACTCCCACACACCCCagttcttcatctataaaattgatgCATCTAACCGAGAGCAGCGGCTGGAGGACAAAG GAGACACCCCCCTGGAGCTGGGTGAGGACTGTAGTCTGGCTCTAGTCTGGCGAAACAATGAGCGTCTACAGGAGTTTGTGTTGGTAGCCTCCAAGGAGCTGGAATGTGCTGAGGATCCAGGCTCTGCTGGTGAGGCTGCCCGTGCTGGCCACTTCACTCTGGACCAGTGCCTGAACCTCTTCACTCGGCCTGAGGTGCTGGCACCGGAGGAGGCttg GTACTGCCCACAGTGTAAACAACACCGAGAGGCCTCCAAGCAACTGTTGCTATGGCGCCTTCCTAACGTACTTATTGTTCAGCTCAAGCGCTTCTCCTTTCGGAGTTTCATCTGGCGTGACAAGATCAATGACTTGGTGGAGTTCCCTGTTCG GAATCTGGACCTGAGCAAGTTCTGCATCGGTCAGAAAGAGGAACAGCTGCCTAGCTACGACCTGTATGCTGTCATCAACCACTACGGAGGCATGATTGGCGGCCACTACACTGCCTGTGCGCGTCTACCCAATGACCGCAGCAGCCAGCGCAGCGACGTGG GCTGGCGCTTGTTTGATGACAGCACGGTGACAACAGTAGACGAGAGCCAGGTCGTGACGCGTTATGCCTATGTACTCTTCTACCGTCGGCGAAACTCTCCTGTGGAGAGGCCCCCCAGGGCAGGTCACTCTGAGCACCACCCAGACCTAGGCCCTGCAGCTGAGGCTGCTGCCAGCCAG GGACTAGGCCCTGGCCAGGCCCCCGAGGTGGCCCCCACGCGGACAGCCCCTGAACGCTTCGCCCCCTCTGTGGACCGCCCAGCCCCCACCTACAGCAACATGGAGGAGGTCGATTAG